In Zingiber officinale cultivar Zhangliang chromosome 6A, Zo_v1.1, whole genome shotgun sequence, a single genomic region encodes these proteins:
- the LOC121996410 gene encoding uncharacterized protein LOC121996410 isoform X2 — protein MRTKMVVGDVPWKSLKLFNSNKERKGKKKPTWEVVKGPRQPDTKQCGLYVMKFMREIIEGNATSAKDSLISMVRNSGNP, from the exons ATGAGGACAAAGATGGTCGTTGGTGATGTTCCCTGGAA gagcttgaaattgttcaattcaaacaaggaaaggaaagggaaaaagaagcctACGTGGGAAGTTGTAAAG ggtcctcgACAACCTGATACAAAACAATGTGGGCtttatgtgatgaaatttatgagagaaattattgaaggaaatgctACCAGCGCGAAGGATTCACTTATCTCAATG GTACGTAACTCGGGCAATCCGTGA
- the LOC121996410 gene encoding uncharacterized protein LOC121996410 isoform X1 — protein sequence MRTKMVVGDVPWKSLKLFNSNKERKGKKKPTWEVVKGPRQPDTKQCGLYVMKFMREIIEGNATSAKDSLISMFMKIIYSNEEIDEVQSEWVDCVLDYIHY from the exons ATGAGGACAAAGATGGTCGTTGGTGATGTTCCCTGGAA gagcttgaaattgttcaattcaaacaaggaaaggaaagggaaaaagaagcctACGTGGGAAGTTGTAAAG ggtcctcgACAACCTGATACAAAACAATGTGGGCtttatgtgatgaaatttatgagagaaattattgaaggaaatgctACCAGCGCGAAGGATTCACTTATCTCAATG TTCATGAAAATAATTTACTCTAacgaagaaattgatgaagtgcaatCTGAATGGGTGGATTGCgtactagactatattcattactag